One stretch of Chitinivibrionales bacterium DNA includes these proteins:
- a CDS encoding aconitate hydratase, translating to MKNTLTERLLRAHLIEGEMGPGREIGLRIDQTLTQDATGTMVYLEFESMGLPRVKVELAVSYVDHNVIQTDSRNADDHRFLQSCAAKFGAIFSGPGNGVSHHVHRQRFGAPGKTLLGSDSHTTTGGCLAMLAMGAGGIEVAQAMAGKPYYIMTPAVWGVYLTGMLRPYVSGKDVILELLRRHTSKGGLGRIIEFFGPGVATLDMSARATIANMSVDMGCTAAVFPSDAVTRQYLARNSRESDWQELSAGGGPEWDEHTEIDLDTIEPLVACPSNPDNVKRAADLRGVEVQQVILGSSCNGSYRDFMIAAKIVEGKLKHPNVDFEINTGSRQTLVNVMRAGGTRAFIEAGGRVHEPACLGCIGMGQAPATGTVSLRTFPRNFKGRSGTKDDAVYLCSPETAAASALTGRITDPRTLGPYPEITLPEKYFFKPEWFIMPPADASGVEIVRGPNIKPLPRFGAMPESLSAAVLIKVGDNISTDAIMPAGNRVLPFRSNIPAISDFVFEGLDPSFSRRAKEAGSGVVVGGENYGQGSSREHAALAPRYLGVVAKIAKSFARIHKQNLVNFGIVPLVFKDPRDYDFVEEGDRIVFAGIRRAIEAGATEIAAEIDERVIVAVLDVSDRQRSVLLAGGVLNAEAA from the coding sequence ATGAAAAACACATTGACCGAACGGCTGCTGCGCGCGCACCTTATCGAAGGGGAAATGGGCCCGGGCCGCGAGATCGGCCTGCGCATCGACCAGACGCTCACCCAGGACGCGACCGGCACCATGGTGTATCTCGAATTCGAGTCCATGGGATTGCCGCGCGTCAAGGTCGAGCTGGCCGTGAGCTACGTGGACCACAACGTGATCCAGACCGATTCCCGCAACGCCGACGACCACCGTTTTCTGCAGTCGTGCGCGGCAAAGTTCGGCGCGATCTTTTCCGGGCCGGGCAACGGCGTGTCGCACCACGTGCACCGCCAGCGCTTCGGCGCACCCGGCAAAACGCTCCTAGGCTCCGACAGCCACACCACCACGGGCGGCTGCCTCGCCATGCTTGCCATGGGCGCGGGCGGCATCGAGGTGGCGCAGGCCATGGCCGGAAAACCCTACTATATTATGACGCCCGCGGTGTGGGGAGTTTACCTTACGGGAATGCTGAGGCCGTATGTTTCGGGCAAAGACGTCATCCTCGAATTGCTGCGGCGCCATACCAGCAAAGGCGGGCTGGGAAGGATCATCGAGTTTTTCGGGCCGGGCGTCGCCACCCTCGACATGAGCGCGCGCGCCACCATCGCCAACATGTCGGTCGACATGGGATGCACGGCCGCGGTCTTTCCGTCGGACGCAGTAACGCGCCAGTACCTGGCGCGCAACAGCCGCGAAAGCGATTGGCAGGAATTGTCGGCCGGCGGCGGCCCCGAATGGGACGAGCACACGGAGATTGATCTTGACACAATAGAACCGTTGGTCGCGTGCCCGTCGAACCCGGACAACGTGAAGCGGGCCGCCGACCTTCGCGGCGTGGAGGTGCAGCAGGTGATATTGGGTTCGTCGTGCAACGGCAGTTACCGCGATTTCATGATCGCCGCAAAAATCGTGGAAGGCAAACTGAAACACCCCAACGTCGATTTCGAGATCAACACCGGCAGCCGCCAGACGCTCGTCAACGTGATGAGGGCGGGCGGGACGCGCGCATTCATCGAAGCGGGCGGCCGGGTCCACGAGCCGGCCTGCCTCGGCTGCATCGGCATGGGACAGGCGCCCGCCACCGGCACGGTCTCGCTCAGGACGTTTCCCCGCAATTTCAAGGGCCGCAGCGGCACCAAGGACGATGCAGTCTACCTGTGTTCGCCTGAGACGGCCGCGGCATCGGCCTTGACAGGCAGGATAACCGACCCGCGCACGCTCGGACCGTATCCGGAAATCACGCTCCCGGAAAAATATTTTTTCAAGCCGGAATGGTTCATCATGCCGCCGGCCGACGCAAGCGGTGTCGAGATCGTGCGCGGCCCCAACATTAAACCGCTGCCGCGTTTCGGCGCAATGCCCGAATCGCTTTCGGCCGCGGTGCTCATCAAGGTGGGCGACAACATAAGCACCGACGCCATCATGCCCGCGGGCAACCGCGTGTTGCCCTTCCGCAGCAACATTCCGGCAATAAGCGATTTCGTTTTTGAAGGACTCGACCCGTCCTTCAGCCGGCGCGCCAAGGAGGCGGGCAGCGGGGTCGTGGTGGGCGGGGAAAATTACGGCCAGGGCTCCTCGCGCGAGCACGCGGCCCTTGCGCCGCGGTATCTCGGCGTGGTGGCCAAGATCGCCAAGAGTTTCGCGCGCATCCACAAGCAGAACCTCGTCAACTTCGGCATCGTGCCGCTCGTGTTCAAAGACCCCAGGGACTACGATTTCGTCGAGGAGGGCGACCGGATCGTCTTTGCCGGCATCAGGCGCGCCATCGAGGCAGGCGCGACCGAGATTGCCGCGGAGATCGACGAGCGGGTCATCGTGGCCGTGCTTGACGTATCGGACCGGCAGCGCAGCGTTTTGCTTGCCGGCGGCGTGCTCAACGCGGAGGCGGCATGA
- the sdhA gene encoding succinate dehydrogenase flavoprotein subunit — protein sequence MTHPALAKNGIAAVRDFDAVVVGAGGAGLYAALECSAANRKTAVFSKVHPVRSHTGTAQGGIAAALGNVEADKPEWHAFDTIKGGDYLVDQNAAFVLAEEAVRAVYDLENRGLPFNRTADGRIDQRRFGGHTRDFGEAPVCRACYSADRTGHMILQTLYQQCVKNEVVFFNEFQLVDVLLDNKACGGIVALELATGLLYVVRAKAVLVATGGFGRMFATTSNALASTGDGPAVLARRGVPLEDMEFFQFHPTGIRGMGILITEAVRGEGGVIRNGKGERFMERYAPTLLDLAPRDMIARAMVTEIRAGRGVLGTGGADDFLNLDATRIGRDAVEAKLPDIADFCRTYLGIDPATAPIPVQPTAHYAMGGISTDLNGRVLDGATDAYEGLYAAGECACVSVHGANRLGTNSLVDLVVFGRRAGRHMAEYVKHCDLTPLHGDAATTARLELSKLFEGTGKDNAADIRERMRSIMMDKVGIFRTGKLMEEAVTELAALRESIASIRVSDRSSRFNTELLEALELSNLLDLSLVTAVCASHRAESRGGHAREDYPQRDDERFLNHTLAWLSGTKVRLGSKGVDTSRFAPKARTY from the coding sequence ATGACGCATCCCGCGCTCGCCAAAAACGGCATCGCCGCCGTCCGCGATTTCGACGCCGTGGTCGTGGGCGCGGGCGGCGCGGGCCTGTACGCCGCGTTGGAATGCAGCGCCGCGAACAGGAAAACCGCGGTGTTTTCCAAGGTGCATCCGGTGCGCAGCCACACGGGCACGGCGCAGGGCGGCATTGCCGCCGCGCTCGGCAACGTTGAAGCTGACAAACCGGAATGGCACGCGTTCGACACGATCAAGGGCGGCGACTATCTCGTTGACCAGAACGCCGCGTTTGTTCTTGCCGAGGAGGCGGTGCGCGCGGTGTACGATCTCGAAAACAGGGGCCTTCCTTTCAACCGCACGGCCGACGGCCGCATCGACCAGCGCCGCTTCGGCGGGCATACCCGCGATTTCGGCGAGGCGCCGGTGTGCCGCGCCTGCTATTCCGCGGACCGCACCGGTCACATGATACTGCAGACGCTGTACCAGCAGTGCGTGAAAAACGAGGTGGTTTTTTTCAACGAGTTCCAGCTCGTTGACGTGCTGCTTGACAACAAGGCATGCGGCGGCATTGTGGCGCTCGAGCTTGCCACCGGCCTGCTGTACGTGGTCAGGGCGAAAGCGGTGCTGGTCGCCACGGGCGGCTTCGGCCGCATGTTCGCGACCACCTCAAACGCCCTTGCCAGCACGGGCGACGGCCCGGCCGTGCTTGCCCGGCGCGGCGTTCCCCTCGAAGACATGGAGTTTTTCCAGTTCCATCCCACGGGCATCCGGGGCATGGGCATCCTCATCACCGAGGCGGTGCGCGGCGAGGGCGGGGTGATTCGCAACGGTAAAGGAGAGCGGTTCATGGAACGGTACGCGCCCACGCTCCTCGATCTTGCGCCGCGCGACATGATCGCCCGCGCCATGGTCACCGAGATCCGCGCGGGCAGGGGCGTTCTGGGCACCGGCGGCGCCGACGATTTTCTCAACCTTGACGCAACGCGAATCGGCAGGGACGCGGTGGAGGCCAAGCTGCCCGACATCGCCGATTTCTGCCGCACCTATCTCGGCATTGATCCGGCAACCGCGCCGATCCCGGTCCAGCCCACCGCGCATTACGCCATGGGCGGGATTTCCACCGACCTGAACGGCCGCGTGCTCGACGGCGCAACGGATGCGTACGAAGGGTTGTATGCAGCCGGCGAGTGCGCGTGCGTTTCGGTGCACGGCGCAAACCGCCTGGGCACCAACAGTCTTGTCGACCTCGTCGTGTTCGGGCGCCGCGCCGGAAGACACATGGCGGAGTATGTCAAGCATTGCGATTTGACGCCCCTTCACGGCGACGCCGCAACGACGGCACGCTTGGAGCTGTCAAAATTATTTGAAGGCACGGGAAAAGATAACGCGGCAGACATCCGCGAACGCATGCGGAGCATCATGATGGACAAGGTCGGCATCTTTCGCACGGGTAAACTCATGGAGGAGGCCGTGACGGAGCTAGCCGCGCTCCGTGAAAGCATCGCTTCCATTCGCGTTTCCGACCGGAGCTCCCGGTTCAACACGGAATTGCTCGAGGCGCTGGAGCTTTCGAACCTGCTCGACCTCTCGCTGGTCACCGCGGTGTGCGCATCGCATCGCGCCGAGAGCAGGGGAGGCCATGCGCGGGAGGATTATCCGCAGCGCGATGACGAGCGGTTTCTCAACCACACGCTGGCGTGGCTCAGTGGCACAAAGGTCAGACTCGGCTCCAAGGGTGTCGACACGTCGCGGTTCGCGCCAAAGGCGCGCACTTATTGA
- a CDS encoding succinate dehydrogenase iron-sulfur subunit, which yields MNIVLRIKRFDPETGAPPQYREYPVDADPSDRVLEAILYVKHRLDGTLAVRKSCCHGICGSDAMLINGVERLACKTIIRDVAVEGGVVVLEPLRSMPLQRDLMVDLDAFFAKYRSVKPFFVPAALPRSHEVLQSPEERARFDDPTKCILCGACYSSCPVVAQVNPAFVGPAAVVQAARFIFDSRDIGAGERLNVLDAPDGAWACENRFNCTRVCPRGIKVTKTINETKRAITAQKEGGHQTA from the coding sequence ATGAACATTGTCCTGCGAATCAAACGGTTTGATCCCGAAACCGGCGCGCCGCCCCAGTACCGGGAGTACCCGGTGGACGCCGATCCGTCCGACCGAGTCCTTGAAGCGATCCTGTATGTCAAGCACCGCCTTGACGGGACGCTCGCGGTGCGCAAAAGCTGTTGCCACGGCATCTGCGGCTCGGACGCCATGCTCATCAACGGGGTAGAGCGCCTCGCCTGCAAAACAATCATCAGGGACGTTGCCGTGGAGGGCGGCGTCGTGGTGCTCGAGCCGCTGCGTTCCATGCCCCTTCAGCGCGATCTCATGGTGGACCTTGACGCATTCTTTGCAAAATACCGTTCTGTCAAGCCCTTTTTCGTCCCTGCCGCGCTGCCGCGTTCCCACGAGGTGCTCCAGTCGCCGGAGGAGCGGGCGCGCTTCGACGATCCCACCAAATGCATCCTGTGCGGCGCGTGCTATTCGTCGTGCCCCGTGGTGGCGCAGGTAAACCCGGCGTTTGTCGGCCCGGCGGCCGTGGTGCAGGCGGCGCGCTTCATATTTGACAGCCGCGACATCGGCGCGGGCGAGCGGCTCAACGTCCTTGACGCACCCGACGGCGCCTGGGCATGCGAGAACCGCTTCAACTGCACCAGGGTCTGCCCCCGCGGCATCAAGGTGACAAAGACCATTAATGAAACAAAACGGGCGATAACCGCGCAAAAGGAGGGCGGCCATCAAACTGCATGA
- the sucC gene encoding ADP-forming succinate--CoA ligase subunit beta — MLAAHGCAVPKGILAFSEKEAAAAAQQLGGDVVVKAQVLSGGRGKAGGVKFAATPEEAGRAARGMLAMRINGFPVKQVLVAERLKAEGEFYVGLTIDRASRSVQCVMSAAGGVDIEETSKSAPEKIVTAPVSLAPRAPVVGEGVLMRVFGKKEIATMAADAVAALSRLLYEKDCSLVEVNPYILTRDNKLVAADAKIIIDDNALYKHPDLEALRNSEEYGEGEMAAQRAGLSYVGLDGDIGCMVNGAGLAMATMDLIKLFGGRPANFLDVGGSSNPQKILAAFELLLAGKTVKVICVNIFGGITRCDDIAQGILLAKRQLGIGLPLVVRLTGTNGEKGRAMLADAAIHTQTDMVAAVKKAVELAGAAP, encoded by the coding sequence CTGCTCGCGGCCCACGGCTGCGCCGTTCCCAAAGGCATTCTTGCCTTTTCGGAAAAGGAAGCTGCGGCCGCCGCGCAGCAGCTGGGCGGCGACGTTGTCGTAAAGGCCCAGGTGCTTTCGGGCGGCCGCGGCAAAGCGGGCGGCGTGAAATTTGCGGCCACACCGGAAGAGGCGGGACGGGCCGCGCGCGGCATGCTTGCCATGCGGATCAACGGATTTCCCGTTAAGCAAGTGCTTGTGGCCGAACGGCTGAAGGCGGAAGGGGAATTTTACGTGGGACTGACCATTGACCGTGCGAGCCGGAGCGTCCAGTGCGTCATGAGCGCGGCCGGCGGAGTTGATATTGAGGAAACGAGCAAATCCGCACCGGAAAAAATCGTGACCGCGCCGGTTTCCCTGGCTCCCCGCGCGCCCGTTGTGGGCGAGGGCGTACTCATGCGCGTGTTTGGAAAAAAGGAAATCGCGACTATGGCGGCCGATGCCGTCGCGGCATTATCGCGCCTTTTATACGAAAAAGACTGTTCTCTTGTCGAAGTTAATCCATATATATTGACAAGAGATAACAAGCTTGTTGCCGCCGACGCAAAGATCATCATTGACGACAATGCCCTGTACAAGCACCCCGATCTCGAGGCGCTCCGTAACAGCGAGGAGTACGGCGAAGGCGAAATGGCCGCCCAACGCGCCGGCCTGAGCTATGTGGGGCTCGACGGCGACATCGGCTGTATGGTGAACGGAGCCGGTCTCGCCATGGCGACCATGGACCTGATCAAGCTGTTCGGCGGCAGGCCGGCAAATTTTCTCGATGTGGGCGGAAGCTCGAACCCCCAAAAAATCCTTGCGGCGTTCGAACTCCTGCTCGCCGGCAAAACGGTGAAGGTGATTTGCGTGAATATTTTCGGCGGCATCACGAGGTGCGACGACATTGCGCAGGGCATTCTTCTTGCCAAACGGCAACTGGGCATCGGGTTGCCGCTCGTGGTACGTCTCACCGGTACCAACGGGGAAAAGGGCCGCGCCATGCTGGCGGACGCAGCCATCCATACGCAGACCGACATGGTTGCCGCTGTTAAAAAGGCCGTGGAACTCGCGGGGGCCGCGCCATGA
- the sucD gene encoding succinate--CoA ligase subunit alpha: MSILVGRETRVLVQGITGRDGSFHALAMQREGTDVVGGVTPGKGGSQVGTLPVFNTVEEAKAAAGADCSVVFVPAPHASAAIREAADSRIPLIVCITEGIPVLEMVENCQYVNNRGVRLVGPNCPGLATPGACKAGIIPAPVLSKGPVGVMSRSGTLTYEVVARLTAAGLGQSSVVGIGGDPVKGTSFVELLNLFDEDEATEAVVMIGEIGGDDEERAAEYIRHMSKRVVAYVAGKTAPQEKRMGHAGAIISAGRGGVEEKIAVLEDAGVIIVDRPDLVVGALGLR; encoded by the coding sequence ATGAGCATACTTGTCGGAAGGGAAACGCGCGTTTTGGTCCAGGGCATCACCGGGCGCGACGGGTCGTTCCACGCTCTTGCCATGCAGCGGGAAGGAACCGACGTGGTGGGCGGCGTGACGCCGGGAAAGGGAGGTTCACAAGTAGGAACTCTGCCCGTGTTCAACACGGTGGAGGAAGCGAAGGCTGCGGCCGGCGCGGACTGCTCGGTGGTGTTCGTACCGGCACCGCATGCTTCCGCAGCGATCAGGGAGGCGGCGGACAGCCGCATCCCGCTCATCGTTTGTATCACCGAAGGGATACCAGTGCTTGAGATGGTCGAGAATTGCCAATATGTCAATAACAGGGGTGTGAGGCTTGTCGGCCCCAATTGCCCGGGGCTCGCGACGCCGGGCGCGTGCAAGGCGGGGATAATTCCGGCCCCTGTCCTTAGCAAAGGGCCTGTCGGCGTGATGTCGCGTTCCGGCACGCTCACCTACGAGGTGGTGGCGCGGCTCACCGCTGCCGGCCTGGGGCAGTCGAGCGTCGTTGGTATAGGGGGAGACCCGGTGAAGGGCACGAGTTTCGTTGAACTGCTCAATCTTTTCGATGAAGACGAAGCCACCGAGGCGGTCGTCATGATCGGCGAGATCGGCGGCGACGACGAGGAGCGCGCCGCCGAATATATCCGCCATATGTCGAAACGGGTGGTCGCCTATGTTGCGGGCAAAACCGCGCCGCAGGAAAAAAGGATGGGCCACGCCGGCGCCATTATTTCGGCGGGAAGGGGCGGCGTTGAAGAGAAAATCGCGGTGCTTGAGGATGCAGGCGTGATCATTGTTGACAGACCGGACTTGGTGGTGGGGGCTTTGGGACTTCGATAA
- a CDS encoding 2-oxoglutarate dehydrogenase E1 component, which translates to MDNIGYIEDLYALWQKDPAGVPKEWHEVFAKNDGTLTPATQATAPVKETSAGQPFQQLKQSRVDSLLWAFRDVGYLYAKLNPLGDYSLDHSYLPHPAKGDYERLTLEEFGIPQEDLDLVFFAGRAMRPQNAPLRTLIEAFRDTYCSSIGVEFLHIQDRAIRRWLVETMETTRNRPDITTEQRETILDDLLRTEELEHFLDTFFLGQRRFSLEGSEALVPALHFLVDEAARQGISDIVLGSTHRGRLSILTTVLTMSAEELFSRFDENYHPGMYGGAGDVKYHIGYDMVHKNEDGSSIRVTLASNASHLESVDGVVEGIARARQDKKGDAGRKRVVPVLIHGDAAVSGQGIVAETMNLSRLPGYATGGTIHIVINNQIGFTTSARSARSTFFPTDVAKMLAVPILHVNGDDPEALVYAVGLALRFRQRFAGDCVIDIFCYRRHGHNEGDEPSFTHPHMYKLIAEHQSVAVMYGKRCEQRGVMGAQEQQRLRSTYHDRLKFSLDKARAEAAAAPEPAPVDEKEQPPVFTGVAEKTLRAVAACLTTVPEGFSMHPKLRQIVAAKARLLDEKKLVDWAFAESLAFGSLLLEGTPVRMSGQDCERGTFAQRHMVWWDAKSQTPVSRTPLNELRQGQAMLRLFDSPLSEYSVLGFEYGYALGDPSALTIWEAQFGDFTNGAQVILDNYLCSAEKKWQQKNGLVLLMPHGNEGQGPDHSCGLLERFLQRCAGNNIQVCNATSPAQYFHLLRRQAKGSLQKPLVVMSPKSLLRHPSALSPFSDLSNGTFVEVLGDPVSPVDVVRVLLCSGKVYYDLLAQQEKAPAARTAIIRIEQLYPFPARQVREALGRYPQNKKITWVQEEHKNFGAWQFVRDRFLENFPDVALGYHGRPESASAASGRLKEHRAEQQKLVESIFPEE; encoded by the coding sequence ATGGACAACATCGGCTATATAGAAGACCTGTATGCCCTGTGGCAAAAGGACCCCGCCGGCGTCCCAAAGGAATGGCACGAGGTGTTTGCGAAGAATGACGGTACCTTGACACCCGCGACGCAGGCAACTGCTCCTGTTAAAGAGACTTCGGCCGGCCAGCCCTTTCAGCAGCTTAAGCAAAGCCGCGTCGACAGCCTGCTCTGGGCATTCCGCGACGTGGGCTACCTGTACGCGAAACTCAATCCGCTGGGAGACTATTCGCTCGACCACAGCTACCTGCCCCATCCGGCAAAAGGCGATTACGAGCGGCTCACCCTCGAGGAATTCGGCATTCCGCAGGAAGATCTCGACCTGGTCTTTTTCGCGGGCAGGGCCATGCGGCCGCAAAACGCGCCGTTGCGGACCCTCATCGAGGCGTTCCGCGATACTTACTGTTCGTCAATCGGCGTCGAGTTCCTCCATATCCAGGACCGGGCGATACGGCGCTGGCTCGTGGAAACCATGGAAACCACCCGCAACCGGCCCGACATCACGACGGAACAGCGGGAAACGATCCTCGACGATCTTCTGCGCACCGAGGAGCTCGAGCATTTTCTCGACACGTTTTTTCTGGGGCAGCGCCGGTTTTCGCTCGAGGGCTCGGAGGCGCTCGTGCCCGCGCTCCATTTTCTGGTGGACGAGGCGGCGCGGCAGGGGATCAGCGACATCGTGCTCGGCTCCACGCACCGCGGCAGGCTCTCGATCCTCACCACGGTGCTCACCATGTCGGCCGAGGAACTGTTCTCGCGATTCGACGAAAATTACCATCCGGGAATGTACGGCGGCGCCGGCGACGTCAAATACCATATCGGCTACGACATGGTCCACAAGAACGAGGACGGCAGCTCCATCAGGGTCACTCTTGCGTCCAACGCGAGCCATCTCGAATCGGTTGACGGCGTGGTGGAGGGGATCGCCCGGGCGCGCCAGGATAAAAAGGGCGATGCCGGCCGCAAGCGCGTGGTGCCGGTGCTCATCCACGGCGACGCCGCGGTTTCGGGCCAGGGTATTGTGGCTGAAACAATGAACCTTTCGCGGCTGCCCGGCTATGCCACGGGCGGCACGATACACATCGTGATCAACAACCAGATCGGGTTCACGACGTCGGCGCGCAGCGCGCGGTCAACGTTTTTTCCCACCGACGTGGCCAAGATGCTCGCCGTTCCCATCTTACATGTCAATGGCGACGATCCCGAGGCGCTCGTCTATGCCGTGGGGCTTGCGCTGCGGTTCAGGCAGCGGTTCGCCGGCGACTGCGTGATAGACATCTTCTGCTACCGCCGGCACGGCCACAACGAAGGCGACGAACCTTCCTTCACGCACCCGCACATGTACAAGCTCATCGCGGAGCACCAAAGCGTTGCCGTCATGTACGGCAAACGCTGCGAGCAGCGGGGCGTCATGGGCGCGCAGGAGCAGCAGCGGCTGCGCTCAACGTATCACGACCGGCTCAAATTCTCTCTTGACAAGGCAAGGGCCGAGGCCGCGGCCGCACCCGAGCCGGCGCCAGTTGACGAAAAGGAACAACCGCCGGTCTTCACCGGTGTCGCGGAAAAAACGCTGCGCGCGGTGGCCGCTTGCCTCACCACGGTGCCCGAAGGTTTTTCCATGCACCCGAAGCTGCGGCAGATCGTCGCGGCAAAGGCCAGGCTTCTTGACGAAAAAAAACTGGTTGACTGGGCCTTTGCCGAATCGCTTGCTTTCGGATCGCTTCTGCTCGAAGGAACGCCGGTGCGCATGAGCGGCCAGGACTGCGAGCGCGGCACGTTCGCCCAGCGCCACATGGTCTGGTGGGACGCAAAGAGTCAAACGCCGGTTTCACGCACTCCGCTGAACGAGCTGCGGCAGGGCCAGGCGATGCTTCGGCTGTTCGACAGCCCGCTTTCCGAATATTCGGTGCTTGGCTTCGAATACGGCTATGCCCTCGGAGACCCGTCGGCGCTTACGATTTGGGAGGCCCAGTTCGGCGATTTCACTAACGGCGCCCAAGTAATCCTCGACAACTACCTTTGCAGCGCGGAAAAAAAATGGCAGCAGAAAAACGGCCTGGTCCTGCTCATGCCCCACGGCAACGAGGGCCAGGGGCCCGACCACTCCTGCGGCCTCCTGGAACGGTTCCTGCAGCGATGCGCCGGCAACAACATCCAGGTGTGCAACGCGACCTCGCCGGCGCAGTATTTCCACCTGCTGCGGCGCCAGGCAAAAGGTTCCTTGCAAAAGCCGCTCGTCGTCATGTCGCCCAAGAGCCTGTTGCGGCATCCGTCCGCCTTATCGCCGTTTTCTGATTTGTCAAACGGCACCTTTGTGGAGGTCTTGGGTGATCCCGTCTCGCCCGTTGACGTCGTCCGGGTGCTCCTATGCTCGGGAAAGGTGTATTACGACTTGCTTGCGCAACAGGAAAAGGCGCCCGCAGCGCGCACCGCGATCATCAGGATCGAGCAACTGTACCCGTTTCCGGCGCGCCAGGTGCGGGAAGCGCTCGGCCGGTATCCGCAAAATAAAAAAATTACATGGGTCCAGGAGGAGCACAAAAATTTCGGCGCGTGGCAATTTGTCCGCGACCGGTTTCTGGAAAATTTCCCGGACGTCGCGCTCGGATATCACGGCAGGCCGGAATCCGCCAGCGCCGCAAGCGGCAGGCTCAAGGAACACCGCGCGGAACAGCAAAAACTCGTGGAAAGCATTTTTCCGGAGGAGTAG
- the odhB gene encoding 2-oxoglutarate dehydrogenase complex dihydrolipoyllysine-residue succinyltransferase, whose protein sequence is MKKNIVVPEMGESVSTGVIVDWLKKNGDAVREGDPLFELETDKATVVVPATSGGTIEILAEKDAEVRIGQVVALVDDAAAAMPLSQPAAEKSPVAQPPVPLSPSVRRIVEENRLEPSALPGSGAGGRITKADAQAAAEKQQPQAVAPAAAKTGQTRVKMTLLRKKTAERLVQARLESVHVTTYNEVDMGKVMGIRSHFQEAFEKEHGVKIGYMSFFVKACCKALSSHRELNAQVEGDEIVYNDFCNIGIAISMDRGLIVPVVRNAERLTFAELERAIADLARRGRDKRLLPDELSGGTFSITNGGVFGSLMSTPVPAYPQSAILGMHTIKKRPVAVGDEVVVRPMMYVALTYDHRIVDGKDAIGFLVKVKEFVEDPDTLLLEM, encoded by the coding sequence ATGAAAAAAAACATCGTTGTGCCTGAGATGGGCGAGTCGGTGAGCACGGGCGTTATCGTTGACTGGCTGAAAAAGAACGGGGACGCGGTCAGGGAAGGCGATCCACTCTTTGAGCTGGAGACCGACAAGGCGACCGTGGTCGTTCCCGCCACCAGCGGCGGGACCATTGAAATCCTCGCGGAAAAGGACGCGGAGGTGCGCATTGGTCAAGTCGTGGCATTGGTTGACGATGCGGCCGCGGCCATGCCGCTTTCACAACCCGCGGCGGAAAAATCGCCGGTGGCGCAGCCACCGGTGCCGCTGTCGCCGTCGGTGCGTCGCATCGTGGAGGAAAACAGGCTCGAGCCTTCGGCGCTGCCGGGCAGCGGCGCGGGCGGACGCATCACCAAGGCGGACGCGCAGGCCGCCGCCGAAAAGCAACAACCGCAGGCCGTCGCGCCGGCTGCGGCAAAAACCGGCCAGACCCGGGTGAAAATGACCCTGCTGCGGAAAAAAACCGCCGAACGCCTCGTGCAGGCGCGGCTGGAATCGGTGCATGTGACTACCTACAACGAGGTCGACATGGGCAAGGTAATGGGGATCCGCTCGCACTTCCAGGAGGCGTTCGAAAAGGAGCACGGCGTCAAAATAGGGTACATGTCGTTTTTTGTCAAGGCCTGCTGCAAGGCGCTTTCGTCCCACCGCGAGCTCAACGCGCAGGTGGAGGGCGACGAAATCGTGTACAACGATTTCTGCAACATCGGCATCGCGATATCCATGGACCGCGGGCTCATCGTGCCGGTGGTCCGCAACGCCGAAAGGCTCACCTTTGCCGAACTGGAGCGTGCGATCGCCGATTTGGCCCGGCGCGGCCGCGACAAGCGGCTTTTGCCCGACGAGCTGTCCGGCGGCACCTTCTCCATCACCAACGGCGGCGTGTTCGGGTCGCTCATGTCAACGCCGGTGCCCGCGTACCCGCAGTCGGCGATCCTGGGCATGCACACGATAAAAAAGCGGCCGGTCGCCGTCGGCGACGAGGTGGTTGTCCGGCCCATGATGTACGTCGCGCTCACCTACGACCACCGGATCGTTGACGGAAAAGATGCAATTGGCTTTTTGGTAAAGGTAAAGGAGTTTGTGGAAGATCCCGATACCTTGCTGCTCGAAATGTGA